AAAATCATTACCATTTGGCTTACGAACAGCCCTGCATGCATGAATGTGTGTTTTCCGATAAACGCCAGCAAGAGTTTGGAATAAAAACCATGGATATCGCCAAACGCTTGATGGATTACGGTTATCATCCGCCCACCGTTTATTTTCCTTTAGTTGTTCCCGGTGCCTTGATGATTGAACCCACCGAAACCGAAAGTCTGGAGACCCTCGATTTATTTTGCGACGCCCTGATTAAAATTGCCGAAGAGGCAAAATCCAATCCGGATATTTTGCACGAGGCTCCTCATGTGACCTCACATCAAAAACTGGATGAGGTGAGGGCGGTGAAGAATCCGATTTTGAAATGGGAAAAGGAATTAAAAAATTAGTCCGCTCAAGAGGTGTGATGTCTCCCCCTCAAATCCATTTGCGCCTCAGCAGCCAGGTCTTCGCCGCCTGCGTCAAGATCACGTAGCACAAGAGAGTTAGGACGATCAGCGGCCAATACAGGGGTGGCAAGGGTGAGAAGCCCAGATAGGGGGCAAGGGGTGAGAACGGGATTGCAACTCCTACAGCCATGATCGAGACGCTCATCACCATCAAGGGCCAGGAGGGGCGGCTTTGCAGGAACGGAATCCTGTTGGTCCGGATGACGTGGATGATGAGCGTCTGTGTGAGCAGGCTTTCCACAAACCATCCTGTCTGAAACAGACTCTCGCTGTGGGTCGCAAGCTCGGGCGTAGACACGGCCCAGCACTTGAAAACATAGAGCATCATCAGATAGGTGCTGTAGTCGAAGACCGATGAGCAGGGGCCGATGAAAACAATAAAGCGGGTAAGCTCCTTCATGTCCCATGGGCGCGGTTTGGCCACTTGCTCGGGATCGACGTCATCGGTGGGAATCGCCGTCTGGGAGATATCGTAAAGTAGATTATTGGCGAGAATCTGGATCGGGGCCATCGGCAGAAAGGGCACGAAGATGCTTGCTCCCAATACACTGAACATGTTGCCGAAGTTGCTGGATGCCCCCATGCGGATATACTTGAGGATATTCGCAAAGACTTTTCGTCCTTCGATCACCCCCTCTTCGAGAACCAAAAGCGACTTCTCAAGTAGAATCATGTCCGCCGATTCCTTGGCGATATCGACTGCGGTATCGACGCTGATCCCCACGTCGGCAGCACGCAGGGCAGGAGCATCGTTGATTCCGTCGCCCATAAATCCCACGGTATGCTTGCGGGATTGCAGGGCATGAATGATTCGCTGCTTGTGCGCCGGGGAGACACGCGCAAAGAGCGTCGTCTTCTCGGAGGCCTCGGCAAGTTGATCGTCGGACATTTTCTCGACCTCTGCTCCCATCAGCACAAAATCGGTGGCCAGACCCACTTCTTTGCAGATCTTGCGGGCCACCAGATCGTTGTCCCCCGTAACCACTTTGACGCTGACACCATGGCCGTGCAGCGCCGCAATCGCAGCCGTCGCGGTATCCTTGGGCGGGTCAAGAAAGGCGACATAGCCGTTCAAGATCAGGTCACACTCGTCGGCCTTCGAATACGGTGTACTGTCACCCGCAACGATACCCCGCGGTGCACTCTCCTTGCTGGCGATGGCCAGCACACGAAAACCATCGGCGCTAAGCTCCTCGTATTCGCGCCGGAGCTCATCGATGAGCAGATGCCCCATTGGAAAGAGTTCGCCGTTAAGTTCAAATTCCTTACATCGTAAAAAAACCGCCTCGGGAGCCCCTTTGCTGATGATCCGGTCCTTGCCTTCTGGCGTGCGGACTACGACCGACATGATGCGTCTCTGAAAATCGAAAGGGACCTCATCCACCTTGGTGTAGCTGGGCACGTCGGCATGGGCGTGCGTTTCTCTGTGAGCCAGCACCGCCCGGTCCAAAACGTTCTTCAGCCCCGTCTGGAAGTGGCTGTTGAGGTACGCCAAAGCCAGCACCTCATCATCCTCTTTCAATGCTACGTCGCAGTGTTTCTCCAGGATCACATGGTCCATCGTTAGCGTGCCAGTCTTGTCCGTGCACAAAACGTCCATCGCTCCCAGGTTCTGGATGGCGTTGATCCGCTTCACGATCACCTTCTTTCGGCTCATGGCTAGTGCGCCCTTGGAGAGGCAGACTGTTACGATCATCGGGAGCATCTCGGGCGTCAACCCTACGGCCACAGCCAAGGCAAAAAAGAAGGCCTCACCCCATTGGCCCTTGGTTAGACCGTTGATGACGAATACCAGGGGGACCATCACCAAAATGAAGCGCAGCATCAGCCAGGTAAATCGGGAAACACCCTTGTCAAAGGCCGTCTGTGTGGATTGCCCTGAGAGTGATTTAGCCATGCCGCCCAGATAAGTATCGTGGCCGGTCGCAACAACAACGGCCGTCGCCGAGCCGCTCTCAACGCTGGTCCCCAGAAAGGCAATGCTGGTCAATTCGATGGGTGTGATTGTGGCGACATTTTTCTCCACCTCGAACTTCTCAACCGGAAAGCTCTCTCCTGTGAGGGGGCCCTGGATTACGAACAGATCCTTGGCCATTATCATGCGCACATCACCGGGAATCATGTCGCCCGCTGCGAGCTTGACCACGTCCCCAGGTACGAGCTGCGAAACGGCGATCTCCTGTGGGTTACCGTCGCGGATGACCGTCGCTGTCACCGAAATCATCGCTTTGAGCTTGGCGGCAGCGCTGTCAGCCTTTGCCTCCTGGACGAGCTTGAGAGTGACGCCTAGAAGTATCATCAACAACATCATGATCCCCGCCCGCATATCTTCGGTCAGAAAGGAAATTGTGGCGAGCACGGCTAGGAGAATTACCAGCGGATTCAGAATTGCGTGCCAGAGAAGCTTAGCAATACCGATGCGGCCCTCAGTGGCCAGAACATTATGCCCGTGCCGTTCCAGGCGCTTCGCAGCCTCGTCGCTGGTCAATCCCTCGGGACCCGTCTCTAATCGCGCATAGACGGCTGCGGCATCCAGCGCAGCAGACTCCACCACGAGCTGCGAGACACGGATCTGCGCCTTTTCACGGCGAATGGCGGCAAAGAGATGCTTGGGGAAGATGGCGAATCGGGTAATAGGCATGGGGACACTCCTTAAGGGTCGAGCTCTACTTTATCACCCTCTCGACGGAAGAGGGAAAAAGGTTATAGCTTGAAAAGCCCCTTGTTTTAATCACAACATAAGAGAAATTCAACTGCTAACAGGCAGTGTTGACTTAGATTATGAAATTGACTGTTTGAGGTGGATGTAAACAAATGGGCTTGAGCCTCTTGAGCTCAAGAAAGACCAGGAAATTTTTATGAAATCGTCATCGTTGATTGCGGTTCCTGCAAAAGCTTGGGGAGCTTTGTGGACCTTTCCTTCTATATTACTTTCTTCATTTGCCATTGGATGGGGTGCTGAAGCCGCACAATATTTCATATCAAAAGGGCTGGCTTTGGCAATTCTGGCCTGGTTTCAGACCTTGCCGGAGTTTGCCGTGGAGGCCTTGATTTCCTGGCACCGAGATACCCCCCTCATGTTGGCCAATCTTACGGGTAGCTTGCGTTTATTGGTGGGCTTTGGATGGCCCATGATTTATTTTGTTCGGGCTTTTTTATGTCGCGAAAAAAAACAAAAAGTTCGTTTTGATCCCATAATATTGGACAAAGAGTATTCGATTGAAATTGTTTCGCTCTTATTGCCCCTTCTCTATTTCACCTTCATCTATATAAAGGGCGCTTTGCAGTTCTATGATGGGATGATCTTACTTCTCCTTTATCTTGGTTATCTATGGATGATCCAAAAACTTCCTCCCGAAGAAGCTGAAGAAGCGGTAGATATGCCTTATATCCCCCGTAAAATTATCTCGTTGTCTCCTCTGTTGAGAAATTTATCCATCGTCGTCTTGTTTTTGGGAGGAGGACTTATGCTGATGTTTACGGTTGAACCCTTCCTACAAAGTTTGCTTGCCCTAGCCTCTCTATTGGGAATTTCACAATTTGTGTTTGTTCAATGGATTTCACCTTTTCTTTCTGAATTTCCCGAAAAGCTGAC
This genomic stretch from Deltaproteobacteria bacterium harbors:
- the mgtA gene encoding magnesium-translocating P-type ATPase, which translates into the protein MPITRFAIFPKHLFAAIRREKAQIRVSQLVVESAALDAAAVYARLETGPEGLTSDEAAKRLERHGHNVLATEGRIGIAKLLWHAILNPLVILLAVLATISFLTEDMRAGIMMLLMILLGVTLKLVQEAKADSAAAKLKAMISVTATVIRDGNPQEIAVSQLVPGDVVKLAAGDMIPGDVRMIMAKDLFVIQGPLTGESFPVEKFEVEKNVATITPIELTSIAFLGTSVESGSATAVVVATGHDTYLGGMAKSLSGQSTQTAFDKGVSRFTWLMLRFILVMVPLVFVINGLTKGQWGEAFFFALAVAVGLTPEMLPMIVTVCLSKGALAMSRKKVIVKRINAIQNLGAMDVLCTDKTGTLTMDHVILEKHCDVALKEDDEVLALAYLNSHFQTGLKNVLDRAVLAHRETHAHADVPSYTKVDEVPFDFQRRIMSVVVRTPEGKDRIISKGAPEAVFLRCKEFELNGELFPMGHLLIDELRREYEELSADGFRVLAIASKESAPRGIVAGDSTPYSKADECDLILNGYVAFLDPPKDTATAAIAALHGHGVSVKVVTGDNDLVARKICKEVGLATDFVLMGAEVEKMSDDQLAEASEKTTLFARVSPAHKQRIIHALQSRKHTVGFMGDGINDAPALRAADVGISVDTAVDIAKESADMILLEKSLLVLEEGVIEGRKVFANILKYIRMGASSNFGNMFSVLGASIFVPFLPMAPIQILANNLLYDISQTAIPTDDVDPEQVAKPRPWDMKELTRFIVFIGPCSSVFDYSTYLMMLYVFKCWAVSTPELATHSESLFQTGWFVESLLTQTLIIHVIRTNRIPFLQSRPSWPLMVMSVSIMAVGVAIPFSPLAPYLGFSPLPPLYWPLIVLTLLCYVILTQAAKTWLLRRKWI